Proteins encoded within one genomic window of Humulus lupulus chromosome 1, drHumLupu1.1, whole genome shotgun sequence:
- the LOC133792746 gene encoding protein LAZ1 isoform X1, which produces MRITAGLNLFIELGYSPPTWASLVAGGFVLVTLTLSLYLLFEHLSAYKNPEEQKFLIAVILMVPCYSVESFVSLVHPSIGVDCGILRDCYESFAMYCFGRYLVACLGGEERTIEFMERQGRASSKTPLLEHNLEKGTVKHPFPMNYFLKPWKLGQWFYQIIKFGIVQYMLIKTLSAILAVVLEAFGVYCEGEFKLGCGYPYIAVVLNFSQSWALYCLVQFYTVTKDELSHIKPLYKFLTFKSIVFLTWWQGVAIAVLYALGLFKSPIAQGLQLKSSVQDFIICIEMCIASIVHLYVFPAKPYEVMGDRFPGSVAVLGDYASVDGPLDPDEVRDSERPTKLRLPSPDIRGKSGMSIRESVRDVFIGGGEYIVNDVKFTVTQAVEPVEKGITKFNQKLHKIHENIKRHDKERRRTKDDSFLATPPARRVIRGIDDPLLNGSISDSGVVRGKKHRKKSGYTSAESGGESSSDQSYGGYQIRGRRWLTKD; this is translated from the exons ATGAGGATCACGGCTGGTTTAAATCTTTTTATTGAGTTGGGGTACTCACCTCCTACATGGGCAAGTTTAGTTGCAGGTGGCTTTGTACTTGTCACTCTTACTCTTTCACTTTACCTTTTATTTGAACACCTTTCTGCGTACAAGAATCCTGAG GAACAAAAATTCTTGATTGCTGTCATACTCATGGTTCCCTGCTATTCAGTAGAATCT TTTGTCTCACTGGTGCATCCATCAATTGGTGTTGATTGTGGAATACTTCGAGATTGTTATGAATCATTTGCCATGTATTGCTTTGGAAGATATCTCGTTGCGTGCTTGG GTGGGGAGGAGAGGACTATAGAATTTATGGAAAGACAAGGACGTGCCAGTTCTAAGACTCCTCTATTAGAGCACAATTTGGAAAAGGGAACAGTGAAGCATCCTTTTCCAATGAACTATTTTCTAAAACCATGGAAACTTGGCCAATGGTTTTACCAGATTATCAAATTTGGAATTGTTCAGTAT ATGTTAATCAAGACTCTAAGTGCTATTTTAGCTGTAGTTCTTGAAGCCTTCGGTGTATATTGTGAAGGAGAATTTAAATTGGGATGTGG GTATCCTTATATTGCAGTTGTTCTGAATTTTAGTCAGTCATGGGCGTTGTATTGCCTAGTTCAATTCTATACTGTTACAAAGGATGAATTATCTCACATAAAACCTCTGTACAAGTTTTTGACTTTCAAATCAATTGTATTTTTGACGTGGTGGCAAGGTGTGGCAATTGCTGTTCTCTATGCCCTTGGTTTGTTCAAAAGTCCAATAGCTCAAGGGTTACAATTAAAGTCAAGCGTCCAAGACTTCATTATTTGTATAGAG ATGTGCATTGCTTCTATTGTTCACCTGTATGTGTTTCCTGCAAAACCATATGAGGTAATGGGAGATAGGTTCCCCGGAAGTGTTGCAGTTCTTGGAGACTATGCTTCTGTTGATGGTCCTTTAGATCCTGATGAGGTTAGAGACAGTGAGCGCCCAACAAAGCTTCGACTTCCTTCTCCCGATATTCGTGGCAAGAGTGGTATGTCGATCAGAGAAAGTGTTCGAGATGTTTTTATTGGTGGTGGGGAATAT ATTGTGAATGATGTGAAGTTCACGGTAACCCAGGCAGTGGAGCCAGTTGAGAAGGGGATCACAAAGTTCAACCAGAAATTACATAAGATCCATGAAAACATTAAGAGACATGACAAGGAAAGAAGAAGAACAAAGGATGACAGTTTCCTTGCAACACCTCCAGCACGGAGGGTGATTCGTGGAATAGATGATCCCCTGTTGAACGGAAGCATTAGTGATAGTGGGGTTGTTAGGGGAAAGAAGCATCGCAAAAAATCAGGATATACTAGTGCAGAAAGCGGAGGAGAGAGCAGTAGTGACCAAAGCTACGGTGGGTATCAGATTAGAGGCCGTAGATGGCTCACAAAAGATTAG
- the LOC133792746 gene encoding protein LAZ1 isoform X2: MYCFGRYLVACLGGEERTIEFMERQGRASSKTPLLEHNLEKGTVKHPFPMNYFLKPWKLGQWFYQIIKFGIVQYMLIKTLSAILAVVLEAFGVYCEGEFKLGCGYPYIAVVLNFSQSWALYCLVQFYTVTKDELSHIKPLYKFLTFKSIVFLTWWQGVAIAVLYALGLFKSPIAQGLQLKSSVQDFIICIEMCIASIVHLYVFPAKPYEVMGDRFPGSVAVLGDYASVDGPLDPDEVRDSERPTKLRLPSPDIRGKSGMSIRESVRDVFIGGGEYIVNDVKFTVTQAVEPVEKGITKFNQKLHKIHENIKRHDKERRRTKDDSFLATPPARRVIRGIDDPLLNGSISDSGVVRGKKHRKKSGYTSAESGGESSSDQSYGGYQIRGRRWLTKD; encoded by the exons ATGTATTGCTTTGGAAGATATCTCGTTGCGTGCTTGG GTGGGGAGGAGAGGACTATAGAATTTATGGAAAGACAAGGACGTGCCAGTTCTAAGACTCCTCTATTAGAGCACAATTTGGAAAAGGGAACAGTGAAGCATCCTTTTCCAATGAACTATTTTCTAAAACCATGGAAACTTGGCCAATGGTTTTACCAGATTATCAAATTTGGAATTGTTCAGTAT ATGTTAATCAAGACTCTAAGTGCTATTTTAGCTGTAGTTCTTGAAGCCTTCGGTGTATATTGTGAAGGAGAATTTAAATTGGGATGTGG GTATCCTTATATTGCAGTTGTTCTGAATTTTAGTCAGTCATGGGCGTTGTATTGCCTAGTTCAATTCTATACTGTTACAAAGGATGAATTATCTCACATAAAACCTCTGTACAAGTTTTTGACTTTCAAATCAATTGTATTTTTGACGTGGTGGCAAGGTGTGGCAATTGCTGTTCTCTATGCCCTTGGTTTGTTCAAAAGTCCAATAGCTCAAGGGTTACAATTAAAGTCAAGCGTCCAAGACTTCATTATTTGTATAGAG ATGTGCATTGCTTCTATTGTTCACCTGTATGTGTTTCCTGCAAAACCATATGAGGTAATGGGAGATAGGTTCCCCGGAAGTGTTGCAGTTCTTGGAGACTATGCTTCTGTTGATGGTCCTTTAGATCCTGATGAGGTTAGAGACAGTGAGCGCCCAACAAAGCTTCGACTTCCTTCTCCCGATATTCGTGGCAAGAGTGGTATGTCGATCAGAGAAAGTGTTCGAGATGTTTTTATTGGTGGTGGGGAATAT ATTGTGAATGATGTGAAGTTCACGGTAACCCAGGCAGTGGAGCCAGTTGAGAAGGGGATCACAAAGTTCAACCAGAAATTACATAAGATCCATGAAAACATTAAGAGACATGACAAGGAAAGAAGAAGAACAAAGGATGACAGTTTCCTTGCAACACCTCCAGCACGGAGGGTGATTCGTGGAATAGATGATCCCCTGTTGAACGGAAGCATTAGTGATAGTGGGGTTGTTAGGGGAAAGAAGCATCGCAAAAAATCAGGATATACTAGTGCAGAAAGCGGAGGAGAGAGCAGTAGTGACCAAAGCTACGGTGGGTATCAGATTAGAGGCCGTAGATGGCTCACAAAAGATTAG
- the LOC133814967 gene encoding potassium transporter 4-like, translated as MEPESRISTAHRSTSTTIGQQFSWSRMSRNLLQAYQSFGVVYGYLGTSPLYVYSSTFSGKLQKHISQDAIFGAFSLIFWTLTLIPLLKYVFVLLSADDNGEGGTFALYLLLCRHAKFSLLPNQQAADEELTAYKYGPSSQHASSSPLKRFLEKHKRLRTALLVVVLFGACMVIGDGVLTPTISGQFSICLFCFICNYWYYYFLVSI; from the exons ATGGAGCCAGAATCTAGGATTTCCACTGCTCACCGCTCGACTTCTACTACTATAGGCCAG CAATTTTCATGGTCGAGGATGTCGAGGAATTTGTTACAAGCTTATCAGAGCTTTGGTGTAGTTTACGGGTACTTGGGTACTTCACCTCTTTATGTTTACTCAAGCACATTTTCTGGGAAGTTACAGAAACATATTAGCCAAGATGCAATCTTCGGTgctttttcattgatcttttggACTCTTACTCTTATCCCTTTGCTTAAGTATGTCTTTGTCTTACTCAGTGCTGATGATAATGGTGAAG GTGGGACCTTTGCTCTTTACTTACTGCTTTGCCGCCATGCTAAGTTTAGTTTGCTTCCCAACCAGCAAGCAGCTGATGAAGAGCTCACTGCCTATAAATATGGTCCATCTTCTCAGCATGCTAGTTCCTCTCCCTTGAAGAGATTTTTGGAGAAGCATAAAAGGTTAAGGACTGCCCTTTTAGTTGTTGTACTGTTTGGAGCTTGCATGGTCATTGGTGATGGTGTCCTTACTCCTACTATCTCAGGTCAATTTTCTATTTGCTTATTTTGCTTCATATGTAACTACTGGTACTATTATTTCCTTGTCTCTATTTAA